TTTATACAAAGCATCTGATTTCATAAGAGAATCGGAAATTTCCTGTGGCATAAAAGAAGTTACAGGGACTATTCAAAAGCTAAAAACAGAGGAAACGATACGTTCTGCTTCATGTGCCATGACTGATCTTGCCATTGCATCCGATTATCTTTTTTTTAAGGAAATGGGGACTGTTGCAAAAGCCAATAAGGAAATACTGGATGTTCTGAATATGGTGGAAGCAAAATACATGGAACCTTCGGTGGGAATAGGGTATAACCTCGTGGCAACTTACATAGTAAGCACCAATACAGGTGACCCATGGGATGCTTCAACCGATGCTTATACGTTGCTTACTTCCTTCAAGAATTGGGGAAACGGAGGAGGATTCGGAACAAATGTAACTTACGATTTGGCAAACTTATGGACTTCAAGAGATCTGCAGGCATTTGGAAATACCGGGGTGATAGGTATTGGTGCCACACGGCCAGATGGAAATTTTGGTGTTATATGCACCCCCGATAGATATTGTTTAATGGAACATTCCTTTTCCGTTGGGTCAGCTGGCAACTGGGTTGATCAAACGCATGAGTGCGGACATACCTGGGGAGCCATTCATACAATTGCTAATTCGACTTATATAATGTCTCCATCCATCGGGCCCGCCAATCAAACATGGGACCAGGGAAATATCACTGCTATCTTAGCCCATAAGAATAGCCGTACTTGTCTTGTATCTAGTTGTTCAAAGGGTCCAATAGCAGACTTCAGCGCAAATGTTCTTACGTCATGTGATGGCATTGTTAAGTTTTCTGATCTAACAGTAAATAACCCTTCGTCGTGGTCATGGAATTTTGGGGACGGCAGCACTTCAACACAACAGAATCCGACGCATACCTATTCAACAAATGGCACATATACGGTAAAACTGATTGTTACAAACAGCGTGGGGAGTGACACTTTAACAAAATTTTCATTCGTACAGGTTCAGAAATCTACTCCACCTGCTACTACAGACAGTTTGCGGTGCGGCCCGGGCAAGATTGTCCTTTCGGCGAGTGGATCAAATAATGGCACATTAAACTGGTATACGTCACAGGCAGGAGGAAGTCCGGTAAACACAGGCTCTTCTTATACAGTAAATATCTCAACAAATACAACCTATTATGTTTCGGAAATAGTTTCCCCTCCTCAAAAAAATACCGGGAAGCCCGATAATTTAACAGGAGGAGGATATTTTTCCTCTTCTCTGAGAAGAATGTATTTTGATGTGTTGACCCCCTGCACGCTAAAGACTGTAAAAGTCTATACCGATTCCGCAGGGAGCAGAACTATTGAAATACTAAATAACAATGGACAAACAATACAAAGTAAAACGGTGAATATTCCAAATGCACCGAATGGTACAATAATAACTCTCGACATGCCTCTTAGTCCTGGCACTGATTATGCAATTAAATTGGCACCAAATAGTGGGCAACGATTGTATAGAAACAACGCCGGTCCTTATTCATTTCCCTATACTATTCCGGGGGTTATATCAATCACCAATACAGACGCTACGCCGCCAAACGCTCAGAACTACTATTATTGGTTTTATGAATGGGTAATTCAGGAGCCCAGTTGCGTAAGTCCTATGGCTTCGGTAACAGGAAAAGTGGATGTATGTACCGGTATTAATGATTTAATATTGGAAAACTCACTCGAAATCTTTCCAAATCCCGGTCCGGGGAAATTTAGACTAAGTTTTGAATCGGTGGGTATAGAAAAAGCAACAATGGAAATACATAATATGTTGGGGCAAAAAATATATACTGAAATCGTATCAGGATCTAACGGAAAATATAGTGAGGATATAGACATTTCAAAATATGCGAAAGGGATTTATATTTTAAAAATAAATTATTCGGAAGGAAAAGAAGCATTTAGAAAGTTGATAATAAGATGATCACAGGATAGCTGAATTATGAAGTATAATTCATTTGGTAGATAAAACATTTTGCCATGAAAAAACAAATTTTCATTTTTCAAGTCTTTTTTTGCCTGCTTGGTAACACTACCATTTTTGCTGCTAACGGGAAAGATAAACCTGGGAATAGCGCTCTTAAAGAGAAGGCGCAGGAATGGATGCAGAAACAACCGGTCGTAGCCTTTCTTGAAAACAAAGGGCAAATGACAAACGAATCAGGTAATCCGATCCCATTTGTTTTGTTTAAAGCGCAAATGCCGGGTCTGGATATATATCTGACACAAACAGGTTTTACTTACATTTTTTACAAATTGCCGGAAGATGATGAACATAAAAATTCTTTCTTTCCCTTAAAAAGGGAAGAAGCTATGGCGAAACTTCCTGATGAGAAGAAAAAAAAACCGAAGGCAGAATGGGAAAGAATAGAAATGACTTTATCGGGAGCCGCTATAAAAAAGGAAAATATTTTAACCGGAAAATCTTCGCAAACAGATTTTAATTTTTTTTATTCCCATTGCCCTGGTGGAATCTACGGAGTAAAAGCATCCTCCAGGATAACGATAAAAGAAGTCTATCCTGGCATAGATTGGGTAATATACACTTCAGAAAAAAAAGGTTTTACCTATGACTTCATAGCACACCCCGGTGCCGATCCCAACCAGATAGAAATTGTTTATTCCTCCCTGAACAAACTTAACCTGAATGAGAATGGAACCATTGAAATACAAACTAAACTCGGAATCCTTACAGAAGCCGCCCCGGTAAGTTATCAGGCAGAAAAAATAATTCCTTCGAGGTTCCTTAAAACCATCAATCGAAAAAATGACAAAGGCGGTTATGAGGCACATTTGCAATTTTCCATAAACAGTTACGATAAAACTCAAACACTCGTCATCGACCCGATCGTGATACCCAACCTTATCTGGGGAACCTATTATGGAGGAAGCTCCTGGTCATGGGGCGGCTCCAGCGGAAGCGGAGTTGATGGTTTATGCAGCATTGCAGCTGATGCAGTTGGAAATTTATACGCGTCCGGGTATGTAAGGGACAGTCAGTTTCCTGTTTTTAATCTGCCGGGGGGATATTACAGCGGTGTTTATAATGGAGGAATGTATGATATGGCAATTCTCAAATTCAGTAGTGCTGGTGCACGGTTGTGGGTTACATATTATGGAGGTACGGATCCACCCGGGTCCCTCAGTACTGAGGGCGCGATGTCTCTGACTACAGATCCAAATAATAATTTATATGTGACCGGCTATACCTCTAATTACGTAGGCTTCCCTTTACAAAATCTGGCGGGAGCTTATAATCAAACTGTTTTTGGTGGTGGAAGCGATGCCTTTATTCTGAAATTTAACGGCGCGGGCGTAAGGCAATGGGCAACTTTTTATGGAGGGAATGGCTCTGATATCGGACACACTATTGCCTCAGATGCAAATGGGAATATATTTATAACAGGGGAAACAAATTCTACAAATTTATCTATTGTATCCGGAGGCGGATATAACCAGCCCCCTGGCGGGGCTAATGATGCATTCATTGCGAAGTTCAATAATATGGGCATACAGCAATGGTCGTCGTACTATGGTGGAAGCGGAGCTGATGTCGGTAATGCATTAGCCCTTGATGGAACCGGCAATGTCTATGTTACCGGT
This genomic interval from Bacteroidota bacterium contains the following:
- a CDS encoding T9SS type A sorting domain-containing protein, encoding MKKHFVIILLLCSELLTFSQKMVFKAAQTSSVKNNIDSTVVMAINNAFKQYNLYYLDGNSINEFVRNKKQVDFRVELDNTFSWDITLQLHDMRSPDHKLIVRTENGDEIYPETPAETYLGWANYSADQQVRFSIHDGFLRGFIVQNQEELFIEPVNYFLKDAPQGLYILYKASDFIRESEISCGIKEVTGTIQKLKTEETIRSASCAMTDLAIASDYLFFKEMGTVAKANKEILDVLNMVEAKYMEPSVGIGYNLVATYIVSTNTGDPWDASTDAYTLLTSFKNWGNGGGFGTNVTYDLANLWTSRDLQAFGNTGVIGIGATRPDGNFGVICTPDRYCLMEHSFSVGSAGNWVDQTHECGHTWGAIHTIANSTYIMSPSIGPANQTWDQGNITAILAHKNSRTCLVSSCSKGPIADFSANVLTSCDGIVKFSDLTVNNPSSWSWNFGDGSTSTQQNPTHTYSTNGTYTVKLIVTNSVGSDTLTKFSFVQVQKSTPPATTDSLRCGPGKIVLSASGSNNGTLNWYTSQAGGSPVNTGSSYTVNISTNTTYYVSEIVSPPQKNTGKPDNLTGGGYFSSSLRRMYFDVLTPCTLKTVKVYTDSAGSRTIEILNNNGQTIQSKTVNIPNAPNGTIITLDMPLSPGTDYAIKLAPNSGQRLYRNNAGPYSFPYTIPGVISITNTDATPPNAQNYYYWFYEWVIQEPSCVSPMASVTGKVDVCTGINDLILENSLEIFPNPGPGKFRLSFESVGIEKATMEIHNMLGQKIYTEIVSGSNGKYSEDIDISKYAKGIYILKINYSEGKEAFRKLIIR